The following proteins are co-located in the Camarhynchus parvulus chromosome 19, STF_HiC, whole genome shotgun sequence genome:
- the FZD9 gene encoding frizzled-9, whose translation MAAARLRVALWVLWHFGVGGRGLELAGLEGPRGRAARCQPVDIPMCRGIGYNLTRMPNLLGHESQREAALKLHEFAPLVEYGCHVHLRFFLCSLYAPMCTDQVSASIPACRPMCEQARHKCVPIMEQFNFGWPESLDCGRLPTKNDPNALCMEAPENASAAEPHKGQGMLPVAPRPWPPGTATEGRGPNGLGACDNPEKFQYVEKSLSCAPRCSPGVDVYWSREDKDFAFIWMAVWSTLCFVSTAFTVLTFLLDPHRFQYPERPIIFLSMCYNVYSVAFIIRSVAGAENIACDRENGELYIIQEGLESTGCTIVFLILYYFGMASSLWWVVLTLTWFLAAGKKWGHEAIEAHSSYFHMAAWGIPAMKTIVILTMRKVAGDELTGLCYVGSMDVSTLTGFVLIPLSCYLVIGTSFILTGFVALFHIRKIMKTGGTNTEKLEKLMVKIGVFSILYTVPATCVIVCYFYERLNVDYWMLRALEHGCLPLPGRHATDCSLEASVPTVAVFMLKIFMSLVVGITSGVWVWSSKTLQTWQSLCNRRLGMRTRSKPCSGVSCGGGHCHYKAPTVMLHMTKTDPYLDNPTHV comes from the coding sequence ATGGCGGCGGCACGGCTGCGGGTGgccctgtgggtgctgtggcATTTTGGAGTGGGCGGTCGCGGGTTGGAGCTGGCGGGACTGGAGGGCCCGCGGGGGCGCGCGGCGCGGTGCCAGCCTGTGGACATCCCGATGTGCCGGGGAATCGGGTACAACCTGACCCGCATGCCCAACCTGCTGGGGCACGAGAGCCAGCGTGAGGCCGCCCTGAAGCTGCACGAGTTCGCCCCGCTGGTGGAGTACGGCTGCCACGTTCACCTGCgcttcttcctctgctccctctaCGCACCCATGTGCACCGATCAGGTGAGCgccagcatccctgcctgccgCCCCATGTGTGAGCAGGCCCGCCACAAGTGTGTCCCCATCATGGAACAGTTCAATTTCGGCTGGCCTGAGTCACTTGACTGTGGCAGGTTGCCCACCAAGAATGACCCCAATGCCCTCTGCATGGAGGCCCCTGAAAATGCCTCAGCCGCTGAGCCGCACAAGGGACAGGGGATGCTGCCTGTGGCCCCCCGGCCTTGGCCACCTGGTACCGCTACTGAGGGACGGGGACCCAATGGGCTGGGAGCTTGCGACAATCCTGAGAAGTTCCAGTACGTGGAGAAGAGCCTCTCATGTGCACCCAGGTGCTCCCCCGGGGTGGATGTGTACTGGTCCCGGGAGGACAAGGACTTTGCCTTCATTTGGATGGCTGTCTGGTCCACCCTCTGCTTCGTCTCCACTGCCTTCACCGTCCTTACTTTTCTGCTTGACCCCCACCGCTTCCAGTATCCTGAGAGGCCCATCATTTTCCTCTCCATGTGCTACAATGTCTACTCTGTGGCCTTCATCATCCGCTCTGTGGCCGGGGCTGAGAACATTGCCTGTGACCGGGAGAACGGTGAGCTCTACATCAtacaggaggggctggagagcacAGGCTGCACCATTGTCTTCCTCATCCTCTACTATTTCGGCATGGCTAGCTCTCTCTGGTGGGTTGTCCTCACCCTCACCTGgttcctggctgctgggaagaaGTGGGGACATGAGGCCATTGAGGCCCACAGCAGCTACTTCCACATGGCTGCCTGGGGCATCCCAGCTATGAAGACCATTGTCATCCTCACCATGCGGAAGGTGGCAGGGGATGAGCTCACGGGGCTGTGCTATGTGGGGAGCATGGACGTCAGTACCCTGACTGGCTTTGTCCTCATCCCCCTCTCCTGCTACCTGGTCATTGGCACCTCCTTCATCCTCACTGGCTTTGTTGCCCTCTTCCACATCCGGAAGATCATGAAGACGGGTGGCACCAACACAGAAAAGCTGGAGAAGCTGATGGTGAAGATTGGGGTCTTCTCCATCCTCTACACCGTCCCGGCCACCTGTGTCATTGTCTGCTACTTCTACGAGCGGCTGAATGTGGATTACTGGATGCTGCGGGCACTGGAGCATGGCTGCCTACCCCTGCCTGGCCGCCATGCCACCGACTGCTCCCTTGAGGCCTCGGTGCCCACTGTGGCTGTCTTCATGCTAAAGATTTTCATGTCACTGGTGGTGGGCATCACCAGTGGGGTGTGGGTGTGGAGCTCTAAAACGCTGCAGACCTGGCAGAGCCTGTGCAACAGGCGGCTGGGCATGAGGACGCGGAGCAAGCCCTGCAGTGGGGTCAGCTGTGGCGGGGGACACTGCCACTATAAAGCCCCCACAGTCATGCTGCACATGACCAAGACGGACCCGTACCTGGACAACCCGACTCATGTCTAG